The Flammeovirga pectinis genomic interval AATTGCTACAGATGGTGTACTTGATATTTATGCAAAATGGACGGCTATTAATTATACAATTTCATTTAATGTGATCAATGGTTCTGGAATTACAAATAGTAATCCGGTGGCATATACTATTGAAAGTGCCGATATTACATTAACTGATTTATCAAAAGCTAGTTCTAATTTCTTAGGTTGGTTTACAGATGCAAGTTTTACGACTCCTGTTACCGGACCTGCGATTCAATCTGGGAGTACTGGAAATAAAACATTTTATAGTAGGTTTTATTCTCAAACAAATAATCAGATTACATATAATAATTTGAATGGTGTAACCAATCCAAATCAAAGTAGTTATTCGCCAGGTATTACGTCGCCAATTACTTTGCAAGCTTTAAGTGGAAGAAACGGGTACACCTTTAATGGTTGGTTTAGGGAGGCAAGTTTCACTAATGCAATTTCAGAAGTCAGTTATTCTGATGGAGATATTACGCTTTATGCTAAGTGGGATGCCATAAATTACACCATAAACTATACTCTAAATAATGGAAGTGGAACAACCAATAGTAACCCCACTTCTTATACTATAGAAAGCAGTGACATTTCTTTAAGTGATCTGTCAATTTCCGGATATAATTTCCGTGGTTGGTATACTGATGCAGGATTAACTTCTGCCGTAAACAGTGTAGCTATCCCTACTGGAAGTACTGGAGATATTACAGTATATGCTAAATGGGAAGCAATAGTTTATACCATTTCTTATTCTATAACGAATGGAAGCGGAGTAACCAATAATAATCCAACTTCTTATACTATAGAGAGTAATACTATTTCTTTAAATGATTTATCAAAAGATGGGTATTATTTTCAAGGTTGGTTTACTGATGCTGCATTAACTTCTGCCGTAAATAGTAATTCTATTCCAACAGGAAGCACAGGTAACTTAACTTTCTACACTAATTTTATAGCAGATTATGTAATTACTTTTGAAAATGTAGAAGGGGCTACAAATCCTAATCAATCTACTTACTCTGCAGGTAGCACTACACCAATTGCTTTATTAGACCTTACAGATAGAGAGGGTTATACTTTTGAAGGTTGGTTTAGAGAAAGTGCTCTTACAAACAGAATAACTGAAATTGAAGTTGCGGATGGTGATCTCTCTATTTACGCCAAATGGACTGCGGTTATTACATCTGTAAACACTGCTTTACTAAATAGCTTTAAGGTGTATCCTAACCCTACAACAGATAAAGAATTATATGTTGATATTAATGGGATTTCTGAAAAAGCAGTTGTAAATGTTTATACAACTAGAGGAGTTCTATTATCATCAAATGAGATGTATACTAAAGAAAAAATTAATTTTGATGTTCCTTCTGGAATTTATATGATTAAAATTTCTACAAGTGTTGGTGAGAAAACTTTTAAGGTACTGAAAAACTAAAAAGGAAGTACTTATCAAAAGAAAACAGCTTCAAAGATAGTTAAACACTATTTTTGAAGCTGTTTTTATATTCTATCAATTCAGAATCTATGATTAAAGAGAATTCTCCTTCACCCAATCAACAAGTTCGTCAATTTGTGCAAATGCCATTCCTGTAACAGTATCTGCTGCACCATAATAAACGGCTAATTTCCCTGTTTCTTTATCATGAAGTGCGGCACATGGAAAGACTACATTTGGTACATCGCCCATGCATTCATATTGTGTTTCTGGGGTTAATAAATAAGGCTGAGACCTGTACTTTACTTCCCAAGGTTTATCAATATCTAATAAGGCTGCTCCCATTGCGTACACATATCCATTGCATGATTTTAATACGCCATGATAGATCATTAACCAGCCGTCTTTTGTTTCTATAGGAATTGGGCCTGCTCCTACTTTCATGCATTGCCATGCACTATCCTCGAAGGGTGCCGGTGACATTACATGACGGTGTTCTCCCCAAAATTTCATGTCTGGTGATTGGCTAATAAAGATATCTCCAAATGCAGTGTGTCCTGTATCACTTGGGCGACTTAACATCACGTATTTATCATTTATTTTTCTTGGGAAAAGTACTCCATTTCTATTGTAGGGTAGAAAGGCATTTTCACATTGGTGGAACGTTTTAAAATCAAAAGTATAACCAATACCAATTGTTGGTCCGTTATAGCCGTTGCACCACGTAATCCAATAGCGGTCTTCCATCCATACTACACGAGGATCGTACTTATAATCAGAATGGATCATTTCTGTATTTCCGGCAATAAAGTCAATCGGTAATTCATTGATTTCCCAGTTGATGCCATCCTTACTAAACCCAGCATGAATATTCATTCTTCGGCATTTATCATCACAACGAAAAACACCTGCATATGCATCACTAAACTCTACAACAGCACTATTAAAAATACTATTTGAATTTGCTATTGCATCTCTTTTTATCACTGGATTTTGAGAATAACGCCACATAACTGCTTTACTATGCTCTGGTCTATCTTCCCATGGGAATGCCTTCTCTAATGTACTCATTTGTATAAATTTTAAATCGTATTTTTTTATTGATTAGTGTAATAACTTTTGAATTATCACACTTCTAAAATGCTTTATTATTCAATAGTGATCTCATCGATAAACATATAAGCATCGCTTCCGTTTCCAGAATGCCACTCCGGTAGTTTTCCTATATTTTTAGCAATTACTTTTATGTATTTTGCTTTTGATTTACCTTGTATCGTGATTTTTTCTCGATGTACAATTACATTTTTAGTTGCTCCTTCTGCCTCTTGGCTTCCAAAATTGGTGTAATTTTCACCATCTTCAGAAACAAAGATATCTACTTCTTGTGGTGCAAAAATCCAACTTTGTTGTGCTGATAAAGCACCGACAGTTATCTTCTTTACTTTCTTTATTTGGGGCAATTCTAAAACTACTTCCATGTCGTTTCCTAGAAATGCAACCCAATAACCATCGCTAAAGGTTTTTGTACCAGAATAACCGTCTACTAATTTTATTTCCTGACCTGTAGAGCGTTTATCTGTGGGTTGTAATAATTGTACTTTAGCATTAAAACCAAGATGCTGTACTTCTTCAAAATCTTGAGGTAAATCGTCTTCAAAACCAAATTCCCAGTCTAAATATTTCTTTGTAAGTTCTTCTACTTTCTCAGGAAAATCAGTTGCTAGGTTATTTAGTTCACTACTATCTTGTGCAATGTTTACAAGGTAATAACTGTCTTTTTCAAAATCTATTGATGCTTTTTTAGTATGATCTGTAGGGTAGCCAATTAGTTTCCAATCGCCTTCTCTAATTGCCCAAGACGCACCAAATTTCCAACGGAAAACTTCCACAGGTGATGAAGCCTCTTTGTCTAAAATCATTTCTTTTAATGAGTGTCCTTCAATTGCATTTTGATCATAGGTTATGCCACAGAAATCTAACAATGTTGGAAACCAATCTGTACCCGTTCCCATACCATTTCTTACTTCGTTTGCAGGTATCTGATTTGGCCATTGAATTAACGTGGGCACACGAATTCCACCTTCAAACAAATCTCCTTTTGCCCCTCTAAATGGTCCAGAATATCCACCTCCATTAAAGTTTCTTACTTCTGTAGAATATCCGTGATCTGATTGAAAAACAACAATTGTATTTTCTAAAACACCTTGCTTTTCTAGTACATCAAGTAATTTACCAATGTACTCATCTAACGTAGACATAAAAGCGGCATAATCTCTACGGGGCGAGGGCAAATCTTTATAATACGTTCTCCACTTTTCTAAGGGTTGCACAGGGTAATGCGGTAAATTAATGGCAAAGTACATAAAGAAAGGATCTTCATTTTCTTTAATTGAGGAGAGATATTGGTCTACCTCATCTACCATTAATTCTGGGAAATACTGCCCGTCCATAAATACTTCTTCCCCGTTTCTCCATAAATCATGGCGGTTAGGACCTTCCCAATAAAAGAAATGAGAATAATTATCTATACACCCTCCCATGTGCCCAAATGAATGGTCAAAACCTTGGTTATAAGGCATTGTTTCTGGAGTGTACCCCAAATGCCATTTTCCAATATGTGCAGTGTTATACCCAGCTCCTTTAAAGACCTCTGCTATCGTTACTTCTTCTTCTGGCAAACCTGCATGCCCCGGTTGAGAAGATGTATTGTTAGGTAGTTGTGCTCCTTGCGGACTTTTACCTGTTAACAATGCGGCTCTAGAAGGTGTGCAAATAGGTGCTGGTGCATAAAATTGCGTAAACCGAATGCCATTTTCTGCCATCTTATCAAAAGTTGGCGTCTTTAAATCTTTAGCTCCATAACAATTCATGTCTAACGATCCCTGATCATCAGAATATATCAGTAAAACATTCGGCTTTTTGTCTTGTGCATTTACCAATACGCCCACAAGAAGCAGTAGACTAAAACTGTAAAGTAGCTTTTTCATTTTTAAATTTTATTGCTCATTATAACCTAAGAGACTGCTTCTAAATCAGGTGATAAAGTAGGTGTACTCTCCTCTATTGCCTGAAGTGTATCTTGCATATCTTCTGGGTAATCTTCCATTTCATCGTGCCATTTGATTTTTAACCAAATCATTGTCACAATCATTAATACAATTGAGTAAGCCATATATTCGTACTCTCCAATAATTAAAAATACTGGAATTAAATGTAACGAAAGTTGCCAAATTGCACCAACTGCACAATTAAACATATCTTTACCAAAGCCTTTATTTTCTTTAAAGTTCGGATTAATAGCTCTACATTTTTCTGCAATTGGTTGCCAAAATCCCCACGGACGCACCGTTGTATAAAATGTCATTAATGTTTTCTCATCGTCTGGTTTAGTTAATAAACTTGCAACGATTGATGTGGCTAATGAGATCAAGAAGATGATTGGAAACTGCATTATCTCTGATAGGTTTGAGAAAGCAAAAGGTACAACTACGGCTGCTCCCATTCCTGCCATCATTCCATAAAAATAACCAAAGCCATTAAATCTCCACCATACCCATTTTAGCATATTTGCTGCAGTATATCCACCAAATAAAGCGGCTACAATCCATTTTAAGATTGAATCTATACTCGATACAAATAACCCTGCCGTCATGCCTACAATTACTACGGCTAAAGAGGCAACGTAAGACATCATTACCAATTGCTTATCTGTTGCATTTGGTCTAAAATATTTTTTGATAATATCGTTTACTATATATGCTGGTCCTGCATTTACATTGGCTGCAAAAGTTGACATAAAAGCTGAAATTAAACCTGCCAATAATAACCCTTTTAAACCAACTGGAATAAAGTTTTGTAAGGCAAAAGGTAAAACCATCTCGAAGTCTATTGGGCCAGATTGTTCTGCAAACTGAGGGGATAAATACACCAAACCAATTACGGCTAAGCCCATAATCATAAGGTATCTTGGAATAAATAATGCCAACGAAACTATGCCACTCATTTTTGCAGCATCCTTTGGCGATTCTGTGGCCATAATACGCTGCATATCGTAACTCGGAACGGGTCCTGCAATGCTTACTAAAATCCCTTTAAAGATCATCATCATCATTAATGTGCCAAAAAGAGAGTAACCGTCCGACTCAATTTTATCGTTTACGGCAGGTAAAACAGTCGACCAATCTAAGTTTAATTTCCAATCGAAAGCTAAAGATTTCCACCCTTCTGGAACCACCGCTGTAATCTGTTCTGGAGTTACCATATTAATGGCAATTATACCCACAATAATGCAAGCAATTGTCATCACCACAAACTGAATAAGTTCGGTCATTACCACAGAGTACATACCGCCTTTAATCACATAAATAGTTGTGAGTGCCATAATAATAGCGGCGTATATTTTAGCTGATGGAATAGCAAAACCAAAAACGGATGTGCTCAAGTCCCATGGTAAAAACATTGTTGCAAACTTACCAATTCCTTCAAATCCGTAGGCTATAAATCCTACCACTGCAATAATGGCAAAGACTACTACAACAATGTGTGAAAGTTCTGCCCCTCTACCATTTCCAAATCTTGTTTTTAACCATTCTGCACCCGTCATTACGTTAGAACGTCTTAACCAAACGGCAAGAAATATCATTAAGAAAATCTGATTCCAAACAGGCCATAGCCAAGGAATAAAAACAGATTTAGCCCCATATATAAAAGCAAGAGAAACCATCCACATTGTACCCGTGATATCGAACATGCCAGAAGCATTTGATAACCCCAAAACGTACCAAGGAATTGTTTTTCCGCCAAGAAAATAACTATCAAGATTTTGTGATGCCTTTTTAGAGATAAAGTATCCAATAAGAACCGTTAGTAGTATATACCCCACGATTATTCCTATATCTACAGGATGTAAGTTCATTATAATTAGGTTTAAAAGATTGTAAGTTATGTCTGTTACTATTATGAGATATACCCGATAGAATTGTGTTTTTTTTGAGCAAGTACTATTGCTTATGTATAATGTTATCCCGTTGGTTAAATTTAAGAAAAACTTGTTGGAGATAACACCCAATAATTTCTAAATAATCACAAAATATTTTAGAACTTAAATAGGAAAGCAATGCAAATGTGAAAATCCACTCTTGCATTGCTCTCATCACTTTATAATTAGTCTATATCCCACCAAACACGAACGTGAATACCTTCACCTTGTCCTTGATTGTTACTAGGGTCTAATGCGTTTTTAGCATTAATTGTTATTTCAGATTCGGTATAAGGTAGCTTCTTAATAAAGCCATCTCCTAAATCTACTCCTGAGTCGTCTTTCACTACTTTATTTAAAGTAGGATAACCCGTTCTTCTGTACTCTGCCCAACCTTCACAACCGTCAGGGAAATTAGCAATCCATTTTTGCTGCTGAATGTTTTCTAACTCATGTCCAGAGAATGTTGGTAAACCCTTAATGTATGCTTCCATATCTACTTTAGAAGGGTCTATACTCGACAAGAAACTTTGTGTTTCTGATAAAGTAGCAACATACTCCCAAGATGCACGAATACCTTCTAAGTAAGCGGCCTCACTATTGCCTCCCCAACCAAGAAGAGCAGCTTCTGATTTTAAGAAACTGACTTCTGCATAAGACATAATCATGTACCTAGAGTTGTTATTAAACATCGGTCCGATATTAGAATTATCGCTAGGGTTATTGCCCATTGCCGGGATTGCTTCTGCTGGTAAACCATTTTCTACACCTTTGTAAAACGAGATACTATACACACCAGATTTCAGTTCAGAATACGTAAAATCTACTAATTTACCTTCTTGATTTAGCTTTTTATAGCCTTCTAATTCCTCTGCATTTACATCTTCTCTTTGTACTTTATCAAAATACAAATACATTCTTGGGTCTGTAACTGCAGTACTTGTTGATGTGAAATAATCTTGCATTGTTTTACTCATTCTGAATTCATTCCACCAAGCAATTTCATATAAAGGATGCCCTCTCATAAAACTATGTGGGTCTGTTGCAACGGTAGCATTGTCTGCATTTGAGTTAATCAAATCTCTTGATAAAGCCACTGTGCCCCATTTTCTACCCAATGCAGGATCAACTTTGCTTACACGAATTGCATATCTTAATAATAAAGAATTGGCCAATTGTCTCCACTTCTGCAAATCCCCATTATAAATTACATCTTCTCCACCGTAAGTTGGTTGGTCTGTAAATTTACCCAACATTACATAGGCAGAGTCTAACCCCGTAAGTACACTATTATAAATAAACTCTTGAGAATCGTATTTCGGATAATCAATGCCTCTTCCACCTTCTGTATATGGCATATCACCAATCTGATCAGACGTTCTTGCAGAACTTAACTCGTACTGAATTCTTGCAATCCAATAATGATTATCGAAGTCTGGGTACTTTTCTGAATACGCTTTAATATCATCATACATACGTGTAGATTCCCAATATTGCGTACGGAAAAAACCATAATCTACCCAACCCAAGTTCATGATGTAACGCCCTGAGTTAAAATAGTTGGTTGTGTTTGCAAAATATTGAGAATACAAGCTTGTATACAATGTATATGCCTGTTGGTATCTCGACCATTCTGCAATGTTTCCGTTTACTAATAAGTTACCAATTGCCATGCTCGGTGGAATCTCCGTTGGTTCCACAGGATCGGTATTCATTTCATCAAATTTTTGAGTACACGAGAATGTCAGTACACTCAAAAACACTACGATTAATTTATATATATTTTTATTCATGATTAAGTCGAATTTAGAAGGCAACATTTACATTAAAACCAAAGTTTCTCGTCATAGGATATCCACCCATTTCAATACCTCTATAACCATCAGAAGGGCCAGCATATGATTCTGGAGAAGTACCCGGCATATTCGTTTTAAAGTAGAATAAATTTCTACCTACTGCCGATACTCTCACTTTATCCAAAAACATATTTTCTAACCATTTA includes:
- a CDS encoding glycoside hydrolase family 130 protein, yielding MSTLEKAFPWEDRPEHSKAVMWRYSQNPVIKRDAIANSNSIFNSAVVEFSDAYAGVFRCDDKCRRMNIHAGFSKDGINWEINELPIDFIAGNTEMIHSDYKYDPRVVWMEDRYWITWCNGYNGPTIGIGYTFDFKTFHQCENAFLPYNRNGVLFPRKINDKYVMLSRPSDTGHTAFGDIFISQSPDMKFWGEHRHVMSPAPFEDSAWQCMKVGAGPIPIETKDGWLMIYHGVLKSCNGYVYAMGAALLDIDKPWEVKYRSQPYLLTPETQYECMGDVPNVVFPCAALHDKETGKLAVYYGAADTVTGMAFAQIDELVDWVKENSL
- a CDS encoding sulfatase-like hydrolase/transferase yields the protein MKKLLYSFSLLLLVGVLVNAQDKKPNVLLIYSDDQGSLDMNCYGAKDLKTPTFDKMAENGIRFTQFYAPAPICTPSRAALLTGKSPQGAQLPNNTSSQPGHAGLPEEEVTIAEVFKGAGYNTAHIGKWHLGYTPETMPYNQGFDHSFGHMGGCIDNYSHFFYWEGPNRHDLWRNGEEVFMDGQYFPELMVDEVDQYLSSIKENEDPFFMYFAINLPHYPVQPLEKWRTYYKDLPSPRRDYAAFMSTLDEYIGKLLDVLEKQGVLENTIVVFQSDHGYSTEVRNFNGGGYSGPFRGAKGDLFEGGIRVPTLIQWPNQIPANEVRNGMGTGTDWFPTLLDFCGITYDQNAIEGHSLKEMILDKEASSPVEVFRWKFGASWAIREGDWKLIGYPTDHTKKASIDFEKDSYYLVNIAQDSSELNNLATDFPEKVEELTKKYLDWEFGFEDDLPQDFEEVQHLGFNAKVQLLQPTDKRSTGQEIKLVDGYSGTKTFSDGYWVAFLGNDMEVVLELPQIKKVKKITVGALSAQQSWIFAPQEVDIFVSEDGENYTNFGSQEAEGATKNVIVHREKITIQGKSKAKYIKVIAKNIGKLPEWHSGNGSDAYMFIDEITIE
- a CDS encoding sodium:solute symporter family protein, coding for MNLHPVDIGIIVGYILLTVLIGYFISKKASQNLDSYFLGGKTIPWYVLGLSNASGMFDITGTMWMVSLAFIYGAKSVFIPWLWPVWNQIFLMIFLAVWLRRSNVMTGAEWLKTRFGNGRGAELSHIVVVVFAIIAVVGFIAYGFEGIGKFATMFLPWDLSTSVFGFAIPSAKIYAAIIMALTTIYVIKGGMYSVVMTELIQFVVMTIACIIVGIIAINMVTPEQITAVVPEGWKSLAFDWKLNLDWSTVLPAVNDKIESDGYSLFGTLMMMMIFKGILVSIAGPVPSYDMQRIMATESPKDAAKMSGIVSLALFIPRYLMIMGLAVIGLVYLSPQFAEQSGPIDFEMVLPFALQNFIPVGLKGLLLAGLISAFMSTFAANVNAGPAYIVNDIIKKYFRPNATDKQLVMMSYVASLAVVIVGMTAGLFVSSIDSILKWIVAALFGGYTAANMLKWVWWRFNGFGYFYGMMAGMGAAVVVPFAFSNLSEIMQFPIIFLISLATSIVASLLTKPDDEKTLMTFYTTVRPWGFWQPIAEKCRAINPNFKENKGFGKDMFNCAVGAIWQLSLHLIPVFLIIGEYEYMAYSIVLMIVTMIWLKIKWHDEMEDYPEDMQDTLQAIEESTPTLSPDLEAVS
- a CDS encoding SusD/RagB family nutrient-binding outer membrane lipoprotein; the protein is MNKNIYKLIVVFLSVLTFSCTQKFDEMNTDPVEPTEIPPSMAIGNLLVNGNIAEWSRYQQAYTLYTSLYSQYFANTTNYFNSGRYIMNLGWVDYGFFRTQYWESTRMYDDIKAYSEKYPDFDNHYWIARIQYELSSARTSDQIGDMPYTEGGRGIDYPKYDSQEFIYNSVLTGLDSAYVMLGKFTDQPTYGGEDVIYNGDLQKWRQLANSLLLRYAIRVSKVDPALGRKWGTVALSRDLINSNADNATVATDPHSFMRGHPLYEIAWWNEFRMSKTMQDYFTSTSTAVTDPRMYLYFDKVQREDVNAEELEGYKKLNQEGKLVDFTYSELKSGVYSISFYKGVENGLPAEAIPAMGNNPSDNSNIGPMFNNNSRYMIMSYAEVSFLKSEAALLGWGGNSEAAYLEGIRASWEYVATLSETQSFLSSIDPSKVDMEAYIKGLPTFSGHELENIQQQKWIANFPDGCEGWAEYRRTGYPTLNKVVKDDSGVDLGDGFIKKLPYTESEITINAKNALDPSNNQGQGEGIHVRVWWDID